One segment of Deinococcus misasensis DSM 22328 DNA contains the following:
- a CDS encoding HD domain-containing phosphohydrolase, with protein sequence MENVFTILLVSPSPPPAFNEPGVRLVWQTSLEWVPTEKIHLLILDVQSDPELLHQARLFFPFCPTITLQPEPAQASCLSLEYPLKHFEGFTPELYQHLLVLYQEHLELTLKINEELDRLTLQLLQNGTEDFYQKLVEAAVRLIPGAQAGTIIGLDPDGHYTFKAALNYDLEGLKRIRFAPHQMLGASNDQPRSSTLLRFKEFNAGKIDPEIDKILKESGRIDEIQVNLSVQVRVQQKLAAILNLENFDSADAFTPESIRMAESFADRAALLMQRYMLEWQVQERAHMYKLLSELSARIETLNHPTEVAETALDTLMQLTGYELFAYYEKMAHGWHLQAVRHSAPLPFELSRLLSLNLTDFERLPRSVSTREVLDIPDFAQVVQPNPELYDLGLRSTLLAPVQLHNKVMGVMVLCTFNEVHKAARNEVQVLKFVLGRLQNAFERRTYLEQVESTREATLRTLGLALEYRDFETKGHTDRVVDLCERFAIRLGLSEEERTHLRWGAYLHDVGKIGIPDSILLKPGKLTEEERQKIQQHTLMGAEICMQMPLLPEPTRQVVRSHHEWWNGSGYPDQLVMEQTPLLARIFALVDVYDALTTHRPYKDAWDQQTALVHMQKLSGLHFDPQLLPIFVDLICDVYNVHLDP encoded by the coding sequence ATGGAAAACGTTTTCACGATTCTGCTGGTGAGCCCATCACCTCCTCCAGCATTCAATGAACCCGGAGTGCGTCTGGTCTGGCAGACCTCTCTGGAATGGGTTCCCACTGAAAAAATCCATTTGTTGATTCTTGATGTTCAATCCGATCCGGAATTGCTGCATCAAGCCCGCTTGTTTTTTCCCTTTTGCCCCACCATAACCTTGCAGCCAGAGCCAGCACAAGCAAGTTGTTTAAGTCTGGAATACCCCCTCAAGCACTTTGAGGGCTTCACACCAGAGCTTTACCAACACCTGCTGGTGTTGTATCAAGAACACCTTGAACTGACCCTCAAAATCAACGAAGAACTGGACCGCCTGACCCTGCAACTCCTGCAAAATGGCACCGAAGATTTTTACCAGAAACTGGTGGAGGCCGCAGTGCGCCTGATTCCGGGAGCACAGGCAGGAACCATCATTGGACTGGATCCGGACGGGCACTACACCTTCAAGGCTGCCCTGAACTATGACCTTGAAGGCCTGAAACGCATTCGGTTTGCCCCCCACCAGATGCTCGGGGCCAGCAATGACCAACCCCGGTCCAGCACCTTGCTGCGTTTCAAAGAATTCAATGCAGGCAAAATCGATCCCGAGATCGACAAGATCCTCAAAGAATCCGGACGCATCGATGAAATTCAGGTCAACCTTTCGGTGCAGGTGCGTGTGCAGCAAAAACTGGCCGCCATTTTGAACCTGGAGAATTTTGATTCTGCAGATGCTTTTACTCCAGAGTCCATCCGGATGGCTGAATCTTTTGCAGACCGGGCAGCCCTGTTGATGCAGCGTTACATGCTGGAGTGGCAGGTGCAGGAACGGGCACACATGTACAAACTGCTCAGTGAACTGTCCGCACGCATTGAAACCCTCAACCACCCCACCGAAGTGGCAGAAACAGCTCTGGACACCCTGATGCAACTGACCGGTTACGAACTGTTTGCCTACTACGAAAAAATGGCCCATGGCTGGCACTTGCAAGCCGTTCGCCATTCGGCGCCCTTGCCCTTTGAACTCTCTCGCCTGCTCAGCCTGAACCTCACCGACTTTGAACGCCTCCCCCGCTCGGTGAGCACCCGGGAAGTGCTCGACATTCCTGATTTTGCACAGGTGGTTCAGCCCAATCCAGAGCTGTACGATCTGGGATTGCGCAGCACCTTGCTGGCCCCTGTGCAACTGCACAACAAAGTGATGGGGGTGATGGTGCTGTGCACCTTCAATGAAGTGCACAAGGCTGCCCGCAACGAAGTGCAGGTGCTCAAATTTGTGCTGGGACGGCTGCAGAATGCGTTTGAGCGGCGCACCTATCTGGAACAGGTGGAATCCACCCGCGAGGCCACCTTGCGGACCCTCGGTCTGGCTCTGGAGTACCGGGACTTTGAGACCAAAGGCCACACCGATCGGGTGGTGGACCTGTGCGAACGCTTTGCCATTCGGCTGGGCCTGTCCGAAGAAGAGCGCACCCATTTGCGCTGGGGCGCGTACCTGCACGATGTGGGCAAAATCGGCATCCCGGATTCCATCTTGTTGAAGCCGGGCAAACTCACCGAAGAAGAACGCCAAAAAATCCAGCAGCACACCCTGATGGGGGCAGAAATCTGCATGCAAATGCCCCTCCTCCCCGAGCCGACCCGGCAGGTGGTGCGCAGCCATCATGAATGGTGGAATGGCTCTGGTTACCCAGACCAATTGGTGATGGAACAGACCCCTTTGCTGGCAAGAATCTTTGCTCTGGTGGATGTCTACGATGCCCTCACCACCCACCGTCCTTACAAAGATGCATGGGATCAACAAACCGCGCTGGTACACATGCAAAAACTCTCTGGATTGCATTTCGATCCTCAACTGCTGCCCATTTTTGTGGACCTGATTTGTGACGTTTACAACGTCCATCTGGATCCTTGA
- a CDS encoding NYN domain-containing protein, which yields MFITDKPRVGVFIDTQNLYHSARDYYERTVNFERVLEYAVQGRHLVRAISYVVEKEGDTSAWPFIYKLSTLGYKVRRMTLQYHHTTEQGKVIWEGNWDMGIVADMMRLIDSLDVIVLGSGDGDFADVLEVFMERGKRVEVIAFKETTAQKLIDCVDKFTHLVDIDHGLMPIKGNKNTTSQV from the coding sequence ATGTTCATCACCGACAAACCGAGAGTTGGCGTTTTTATCGACACCCAGAACCTTTACCACTCCGCACGGGATTACTACGAGCGGACGGTGAATTTTGAGCGCGTGCTGGAATATGCCGTGCAAGGCAGACATTTGGTCCGTGCCATCAGTTACGTTGTGGAGAAAGAAGGGGACACCAGTGCTTGGCCTTTCATCTACAAACTGAGTACCCTGGGCTACAAAGTCCGCCGCATGACCCTGCAGTACCATCACACCACCGAGCAAGGCAAAGTGATCTGGGAAGGCAACTGGGACATGGGCATCGTTGCAGACATGATGCGCCTGATCGACAGTCTGGATGTGATCGTGCTGGGCTCTGGAGACGGAGACTTCGCCGATGTGCTGGAAGTGTTCATGGAGCGCGGAAAACGCGTGGAAGTGATTGCTTTCAAAGAGACCACCGCCCAGAAGCTCATCGATTGCGTGGACAAGTTCACCCATCTGGTGGACATCGACCATGGCTTGATGCCCATCAAAGGCAACAAAAACACCACCAGTCAGGTGTAA
- the queA gene encoding tRNA preQ1(34) S-adenosylmethionine ribosyltransferase-isomerase QueA, whose protein sequence is MDFLNFELPEDLIAQSGVEPRDHSRLMVVPQDAPLEHRIFRDVLEYLRPGDVMVFNESRVIPARLFAKRATGGTIEVLLLREKEHKVWSAYLKPARKANSTLYFGDGKIQAEVTGVLEDGARLLTFNEDIKPHLADLGSLPLPPYIQQSNIGERYQTVYAKTEGSVAAPTAGLHFTPELLSRMDTLGIERHFLTLHVGAGTFKPISGNITEHVMHEEQFFISETTADAINRAKKEGRRVIAVGTTTVRALESVVHNGEVQAGEGETRIFIHPPYRFQVPDLLITNFHLPNSTLLLLVSAFAGQAAIENAYQTAIQERYRFYSLGDAMLLYGQHSQL, encoded by the coding sequence ATGGATTTTCTGAACTTTGAACTTCCCGAAGACCTGATCGCCCAGAGTGGTGTGGAGCCCAGAGACCACAGCCGTTTGATGGTGGTCCCACAGGATGCCCCTCTGGAACACCGCATTTTCAGGGATGTGCTGGAGTATCTGCGTCCAGGCGATGTGATGGTTTTCAATGAATCGCGGGTGATTCCAGCCCGCCTGTTTGCCAAACGGGCCACAGGTGGCACCATCGAAGTGCTGCTGTTGCGCGAAAAAGAGCACAAGGTGTGGAGTGCTTACCTGAAACCGGCCCGCAAAGCCAACTCCACCCTGTACTTTGGAGACGGCAAAATTCAGGCCGAGGTGACGGGTGTGCTGGAAGACGGTGCACGCCTGCTCACCTTCAATGAAGACATCAAACCCCACCTTGCCGATCTGGGCAGCCTGCCCTTGCCTCCTTACATCCAGCAATCCAACATTGGAGAGCGCTACCAGACGGTTTACGCCAAAACCGAAGGCAGCGTGGCTGCACCCACAGCGGGCCTGCACTTCACACCAGAGCTTCTTTCCAGAATGGACACGCTGGGCATTGAACGGCACTTTCTGACCTTGCATGTTGGAGCAGGCACCTTCAAACCCATCTCTGGCAACATCACCGAACATGTCATGCATGAGGAACAGTTCTTCATTTCTGAAACGACTGCAGATGCCATCAACCGGGCCAAAAAAGAAGGTCGGCGTGTGATTGCTGTGGGCACCACCACCGTGCGGGCTCTGGAAAGCGTGGTGCACAATGGCGAAGTGCAGGCCGGAGAAGGGGAGACCCGGATTTTCATCCATCCGCCATACCGGTTTCAGGTGCCTGACCTCTTGATCACCAATTTCCACCTGCCCAACTCCACGTTGCTTCTGCTGGTCAGTGCTTTCGCAGGTCAGGCAGCCATTGAAAATGCTTATCAGACGGCCATTCAGGAAAGATACCGGTTTTACAGCCTCGGAGATGCCATGCTGCTGTACGGGCAGCACAGTCAGCTCTGA
- a CDS encoding M3 family metallopeptidase, translated as MSDNPLLSLGFDIPFEDIKPEHFEPAIEVLLQKAEQDFQNLLNVQGERTYENTLKALDRLGEGLYRVFGMLYHLNAVVTSPEIRATLQAVQPRVTAFQSRVTLSQELYQALKNFAATSEAQNLTGAKKRFLELSLDEFRRSGADLPADKKQRLEEINLRLSDICTRFSQNVVDATAEFELLIEDESKLSGLPESARAAARQSAESKGKPGWRFTLAQPSYLPVMFYLDDAEIRKTMYSAFQQRASVEPYDNEPLINEILALRKEKAQLLGYKDFADLVLEDRMAGSGTRALQFEQDMTAKIRPFFEQENAELLEYRRALEGDNAPALQSWDVSYYAEKLRKASYDFDEEALKPYFAVDKVMAGLFEITRRVYGVTVQEVSGVQAWHPEVKTYEIFNEEGTRLARFFVDWFPRETKRSGAWMNSFYTGDRDGTFEAHLGLMCGNLTPPVGDEPALLTHSDVETIFHEWGHLIHHALSHVEVKSLAGTNVAWDFVELPSQIMENWAWEREALDLFAHHHQTGETIPDDLFEKMVAARNFRAANVAMRQLSFGTTDLMLHIKYNPELDGNVIQYSRELLGQFMAVKPGDEFRMITSFSHLFSSPVGYGAGYYSYKWAEVLDADAFSRFRNEGIFNRATGQDFLEKILSRGASEDPAKLYRDFMGRDPDPNALLERSGLLV; from the coding sequence ATGAGCGACAATCCCCTGTTGAGCCTCGGTTTCGACATTCCTTTCGAGGACATCAAACCCGAGCATTTTGAGCCTGCCATCGAGGTCCTGCTGCAAAAAGCAGAGCAGGATTTCCAGAACCTTTTGAACGTGCAGGGAGAGCGCACCTACGAGAACACCCTCAAAGCCCTGGACCGTCTGGGCGAAGGTCTGTACCGTGTGTTTGGCATGCTGTACCACCTGAATGCCGTGGTGACTTCTCCAGAGATCCGGGCCACCCTGCAAGCCGTGCAGCCCAGAGTCACCGCCTTCCAGAGCCGCGTGACCCTCTCTCAAGAGCTGTATCAGGCCCTGAAAAACTTTGCTGCCACCAGCGAGGCCCAGAACCTCACTGGAGCCAAAAAGCGCTTTCTGGAACTTTCCCTCGATGAGTTCCGCAGAAGCGGTGCAGATCTGCCTGCTGACAAAAAGCAACGTCTGGAAGAAATCAACCTGCGCCTTTCAGACATCTGCACCCGTTTCAGCCAGAACGTGGTGGATGCCACCGCCGAATTCGAACTGTTGATTGAAGACGAAAGCAAACTCTCTGGCCTTCCCGAGAGCGCCCGTGCTGCCGCCAGACAAAGCGCGGAGTCCAAAGGCAAACCTGGATGGCGTTTCACCCTCGCACAGCCCAGTTACCTGCCCGTGATGTTCTATCTGGACGACGCCGAAATCCGCAAAACCATGTACAGTGCATTTCAGCAACGTGCCAGCGTTGAGCCCTACGACAACGAACCCCTCATCAATGAAATTCTGGCCCTCAGAAAAGAAAAAGCCCAGCTGCTCGGATACAAAGACTTTGCAGATCTGGTGCTTGAAGACCGCATGGCTGGAAGCGGTACCCGCGCCCTGCAATTCGAGCAGGACATGACCGCGAAGATCCGTCCCTTTTTCGAACAGGAAAACGCAGAGTTGCTGGAATACCGCCGGGCTCTGGAGGGGGACAACGCCCCCGCCTTGCAGTCATGGGATGTCAGTTACTACGCAGAAAAACTGCGCAAAGCCAGCTACGACTTTGATGAGGAAGCCCTCAAGCCTTACTTTGCTGTGGACAAAGTGATGGCTGGACTCTTCGAGATCACCCGTCGTGTGTATGGCGTGACCGTTCAGGAAGTCTCTGGCGTGCAAGCTTGGCACCCTGAAGTCAAAACCTACGAGATCTTCAACGAAGAAGGCACCCGACTGGCCCGTTTCTTTGTGGACTGGTTCCCCAGAGAAACCAAACGCAGCGGTGCTTGGATGAACAGCTTCTACACCGGAGACCGGGATGGAACGTTTGAAGCCCACCTCGGCCTGATGTGCGGAAACCTCACCCCACCCGTGGGCGATGAACCTGCCTTGCTGACCCACAGCGATGTGGAAACCATCTTCCATGAATGGGGCCACCTGATTCACCACGCCCTGTCCCATGTGGAGGTCAAGAGCCTTGCCGGAACCAACGTGGCCTGGGACTTTGTCGAGTTGCCCTCCCAGATCATGGAAAACTGGGCATGGGAACGCGAAGCTCTGGACCTTTTCGCCCACCACCACCAGACCGGTGAAACCATCCCCGATGATCTCTTTGAAAAAATGGTGGCCGCACGCAATTTCCGGGCAGCCAACGTGGCCATGCGCCAGCTTTCTTTCGGCACCACCGACCTGATGCTCCACATCAAATACAACCCCGAGCTGGACGGCAACGTCATCCAGTACAGCCGTGAACTTCTGGGCCAATTCATGGCGGTCAAGCCCGGCGATGAATTCCGCATGATCACCTCCTTCTCCCACCTGTTTTCTTCACCTGTGGGTTACGGTGCAGGCTACTACTCTTACAAGTGGGCCGAGGTGCTTGATGCAGACGCGTTCAGCCGTTTCCGCAACGAAGGCATCTTCAACCGGGCCACAGGACAGGACTTCCTTGAAAAAATCCTCTCCAGAGGGGCCAGTGAAGATCCTGCCAAGCTGTACCGGGATTTCATGGGCCGCGATCCCGACCCCAATGCATTGCTGGAACGCTCTGGCTTGCTGGTCTGA
- the rpe gene encoding ribulose-phosphate 3-epimerase: protein MTKLHIAPSILSADFSRLGLDLQEAEAAGSSWVHIDVMDGQFVPNITIGPLIVEAVKRSCSMFRDVHLMIDRPERYIQDFVQAGADLITVHAEATVHLHRTVHLIKELGAKAGVAVNPGTPLEMLRPVLPDLDLALIMTVNPGFGGQKFIPASLERIRTLRSWIDAENPNCHLEVDGGVNLQTIESVVKAGANILVAGSAVFNPSGIGRNFKALTEAACACV from the coding sequence GTGACCAAACTGCATATTGCACCAAGCATCCTCTCCGCTGATTTCTCACGACTGGGTCTGGACCTTCAGGAAGCTGAAGCGGCCGGTTCCTCGTGGGTGCACATCGATGTGATGGATGGCCAGTTCGTCCCCAACATCACCATTGGCCCCCTCATCGTCGAGGCAGTGAAACGCTCATGCAGCATGTTCAGAGACGTGCACCTGATGATCGACCGCCCCGAGCGTTACATTCAGGACTTTGTGCAGGCCGGAGCAGACCTCATCACCGTCCATGCCGAGGCCACCGTTCACCTGCACCGCACCGTTCACCTGATCAAAGAACTCGGGGCCAAAGCAGGGGTTGCGGTGAATCCCGGCACCCCTCTGGAAATGCTGCGCCCGGTGTTGCCAGACCTCGATCTGGCCCTGATCATGACCGTCAACCCCGGTTTTGGCGGGCAAAAATTCATTCCAGCCTCTCTGGAACGCATCCGCACCCTCAGAAGCTGGATTGATGCAGAGAACCCCAACTGCCACCTTGAAGTGGATGGAGGGGTCAACCTGCAAACCATCGAAAGTGTGGTCAAAGCCGGAGCCAACATTCTGGTGGCCGGCAGTGCGGTGTTCAATCCCTCTGGCATTGGCCGCAACTTCAAAGCCCTCACGGAGGCCGCATGCGCCTGCGTGTAG
- a CDS encoding 2-phosphosulfolactate phosphatase: MRLRVDLLPHGEYPDTVIVVDVLRATTTATVFLEHHADRLLFSSSIEESLGLKSENTIIAGERGGLAVAGFDLGNSPIEAGAGSYAGKTVVMNTTNGTYAARVASESAKHVLLGALRNAHAAARKAKSLAVEEIAIVCSGERGRASLDDTYTAGVLCEYLLAMGEFTLNDGARIALTLRRQVGDPIEPLSSSSGGMSLESKGLGEDIRFCAQISESTIVPTLQESSNGQVIFVSS, encoded by the coding sequence ATGCGCCTGCGTGTAGATTTGCTTCCACATGGTGAATACCCGGACACCGTCATTGTCGTGGACGTCCTGAGGGCCACCACCACCGCCACCGTGTTTCTGGAGCACCACGCAGACCGCCTGTTGTTTTCTTCCAGCATTGAAGAATCTCTGGGCCTCAAATCCGAAAACACCATCATTGCTGGAGAACGGGGTGGCCTTGCTGTGGCAGGGTTTGACCTCGGAAACAGCCCCATTGAGGCAGGTGCAGGCTCCTACGCAGGCAAAACCGTGGTCATGAACACCACCAACGGCACTTACGCTGCCAGAGTTGCCTCTGAAAGTGCCAAACACGTTCTGCTGGGTGCCCTGCGAAATGCCCACGCGGCTGCACGCAAAGCCAAAAGCCTCGCCGTTGAAGAGATTGCCATCGTCTGCTCTGGTGAACGGGGCCGCGCTTCTCTGGACGACACCTACACCGCAGGTGTGCTCTGTGAATACCTGCTGGCCATGGGTGAATTCACCCTCAACGACGGAGCCCGCATTGCCCTGACCCTCAGGCGGCAAGTCGGAGACCCCATCGAACCCCTGTCCAGCAGCTCTGGTGGCATGAGTCTGGAAAGCAAAGGACTCGGAGAAGACATCCGTTTCTGCGCCCAGATCAGCGAAAGCACCATCGTTCCCACCTTGCAGGAAAGCAGCAACGGACAGGTGATTTTCGTTTCCAGTTGA
- a CDS encoding arsenate reductase ArsC → MNVFRPSVLFMAVSNSARTQMAEALLKHHAGERFEVYSAGLEAGQIHPHARIALEEMGISMQGQYPKALKDFLGLTFHYLITLSEEQEDAPIFPGVSTRLDWMISPPAQDDLNAFRRVRNQLDLQIQHFLVDCELQKLGVKTLI, encoded by the coding sequence GTGAACGTCTTTCGTCCCAGCGTGCTTTTCATGGCCGTTTCCAACTCTGCCCGCACCCAGATGGCCGAAGCCCTGCTCAAACACCATGCAGGTGAGCGCTTTGAAGTGTACAGTGCAGGGCTTGAAGCTGGCCAGATCCACCCCCATGCCCGCATTGCTCTGGAAGAAATGGGTATTTCCATGCAAGGCCAATATCCCAAAGCCCTCAAAGACTTTCTCGGGCTCACCTTTCACTACCTGATCACCCTCTCAGAGGAACAGGAAGATGCCCCGATTTTTCCAGGCGTGAGCACCCGTTTGGACTGGATGATTTCCCCTCCAGCGCAGGATGACCTCAATGCATTCAGGCGGGTTCGCAACCAGTTGGACCTGCAGATCCAGCACTTTCTGGTGGATTGTGAATTGCAGAAACTCGGGGTCAAAACGCTGATCTGA
- the rnhA gene encoding ribonuclease HI, whose product MTAPILSCIRPATPPTGEHVYLYCDGACDTQAGHGGWATILKYGERELELKGHASETTNNRMELTALLEGLKILKRPCVVLVVTDSQYLRNAFTQKWVLNWQKNGWKTASKEPVKNQDLWEELIALARVHDLKFIWVKGHSGHEFNERVDKLAVEERLKLRRA is encoded by the coding sequence ATGACTGCCCCCATCCTCTCCTGCATCCGTCCAGCCACCCCTCCCACCGGAGAACACGTTTACCTGTACTGCGATGGGGCCTGTGACACGCAAGCCGGGCATGGCGGATGGGCCACCATCCTGAAATACGGGGAACGGGAGTTGGAACTCAAAGGACACGCCAGCGAGACCACCAACAACCGCATGGAACTGACCGCCCTGCTGGAAGGCCTGAAGATCCTCAAGCGTCCCTGTGTGGTGCTGGTGGTGACCGACAGCCAGTACCTGCGCAATGCCTTCACCCAGAAGTGGGTGCTGAACTGGCAGAAAAACGGCTGGAAAACCGCCAGCAAAGAACCCGTGAAAAACCAGGACCTCTGGGAAGAGTTGATTGCTCTGGCCAGAGTGCACGACCTGAAATTCATCTGGGTGAAGGGCCACTCTGGGCACGAATTCAATGAACGCGTGGACAAACTGGCCGTCGAGGAACGTTTGAAGCTTCGCAGGGCCTGA
- a CDS encoding HU family DNA-binding protein, which translates to MAEKIAKTQLIDIVASKTKLSKKDAGEAISVALDAIIESLKEGKSVGLPGLGTLSVTATKERQGVRPGTKERITIPSGKKIRFKVATTLKDEL; encoded by the coding sequence ATGGCTGAAAAAATTGCCAAAACCCAACTGATCGACATCGTCGCCAGCAAGACCAAACTCAGCAAAAAGGACGCCGGAGAAGCCATTTCTGTTGCTCTGGACGCCATCATTGAATCCCTCAAAGAAGGCAAAAGCGTGGGCCTGCCCGGACTGGGCACCCTGTCCGTGACCGCCACCAAAGAGCGTCAGGGCGTGCGTCCCGGCACCAAAGAGCGCATCACCATTCCCTCCGGGAAGAAGATCCGCTTCAAAGTGGCCACCACCCTCAAAGACGAACTCTAA
- a CDS encoding DUF4870 domain-containing protein, which yields MKQPNLDAPQGVLTRENQTYAIIQHLSALAAFILPSLGNVIGALVAWLIFRDRDKTLDEQGKEVLNFQISVTIYLWAAGVIAGIFSLVTLGLGVLVALPVMGVVWLLSLVPTFIGVAEANKGNLYRYPYTIRFLQ from the coding sequence ATGAAACAACCCAATTTGGACGCCCCTCAGGGTGTCTTGACCAGAGAAAACCAGACTTATGCCATCATCCAGCACCTTTCGGCCCTTGCTGCTTTCATTTTGCCCAGCCTTGGAAACGTGATTGGGGCTCTGGTGGCCTGGTTGATCTTCCGTGACCGTGACAAAACCCTCGATGAACAGGGCAAGGAAGTCCTGAACTTTCAGATTTCTGTGACCATTTACCTGTGGGCTGCTGGCGTGATTGCTGGCATCTTCAGTCTGGTGACGCTGGGTCTGGGTGTTTTGGTAGCCCTTCCTGTGATGGGCGTGGTGTGGTTGCTGTCTCTGGTGCCCACCTTCATCGGTGTTGCAGAGGCCAACAAGGGCAACCTTTACCGTTACCCTTACACCATCCGTTTCCTGCAATAA
- a CDS encoding RIO1 family regulatory kinase/ATPase, giving the protein MPRKPIDSPHEKYRSKQRKPQTNRKATEQTDQGFADPALAYLHKKGLFSELLYEHYSGKEATIYVLESEKGLLAAKLYLDARIRSFQRDELYQEGRFITNNKAKKAMATAKKFGITPEQASWVSSEFQFLSDLFEAGLPVPEPIEVAGKVLLMEFIGDEDAPAPRVSDVRLEWKDGAKLFEDSLNLYARLLKIGYVHGDYSAYNMLLRDDELVLIDFPQTIKWREHPKPIKVMEQDMKGLTMSFSKYTKCTPEEALQEIIKRSGLSEGELRA; this is encoded by the coding sequence ATGCCCAGGAAACCCATTGATTCGCCCCACGAGAAATACCGCAGCAAACAGCGCAAGCCCCAGACCAACCGCAAAGCCACCGAACAAACCGATCAGGGCTTTGCCGATCCTGCTCTGGCGTACCTGCACAAGAAAGGTCTTTTCTCGGAGTTGCTTTATGAACATTACAGTGGCAAAGAAGCCACCATTTATGTGCTGGAGTCTGAAAAGGGCTTGCTGGCTGCCAAACTCTATCTGGATGCCCGAATCCGCTCTTTCCAGAGGGATGAACTTTATCAGGAAGGCCGCTTCATCACCAACAACAAGGCCAAGAAAGCCATGGCCACCGCCAAAAAGTTTGGCATCACTCCAGAGCAGGCCAGTTGGGTGAGCAGTGAATTTCAGTTCCTTTCGGACCTCTTTGAAGCGGGTTTGCCGGTTCCAGAGCCCATCGAAGTGGCAGGGAAAGTGCTTCTGATGGAATTCATCGGAGATGAAGACGCACCGGCCCCGAGGGTCAGTGATGTGCGTCTGGAATGGAAAGACGGCGCAAAGCTCTTTGAGGACAGCCTGAACCTCTATGCCCGTCTTCTCAAGATCGGGTATGTGCATGGCGACTACTCTGCTTACAACATGCTCTTGCGCGACGATGAACTGGTCCTGATCGATTTCCCCCAGACCATCAAATGGCGTGAACATCCCAAACCCATCAAGGTCATGGAACAGGACATGAAGGGCCTGACCATGAGTTTCAGCAAGTACACCAAATGCACCCCAGAGGAGGCGTTGCAGGAGATCATCAAGCGCTCTGGTTTGTCTGAAGGGGAACTGCGGGCATAA
- a CDS encoding PIG-L deacetylase family protein: protein MNLLAVFAHPDDELWCVGTLKKHLQRGDRVMLVWTTYGEMASQYIDKSFEEVRAIRRQHGALVAEEIGCEFRFLDMGDSRMTGSREEALQLARLYSEFKPDAVITWDDFSPHPDHRMTAKIAFDALTLARIPKIINEGMTDTLEAHRKAITFYQYHTQHASFPVVHVDVTAHMDSKLKLFAFYRDFYQWNYPNEAFEAEFKRQGQESGVPYAEKFTIRRVHAPAHDFLR, encoded by the coding sequence ATGAACCTTCTTGCCGTCTTTGCCCATCCTGATGACGAACTCTGGTGTGTTGGAACCCTCAAAAAACACCTGCAAAGGGGAGACCGGGTGATGCTGGTCTGGACCACCTATGGAGAAATGGCCAGCCAGTACATCGACAAAAGCTTTGAAGAGGTGCGCGCCATTCGCAGGCAACACGGGGCTCTGGTCGCCGAGGAAATTGGCTGTGAGTTCCGGTTTTTGGACATGGGGGATTCCCGCATGACCGGTAGCCGCGAAGAAGCGTTGCAGTTGGCACGTCTCTATTCGGAGTTCAAGCCCGATGCCGTGATCACCTGGGACGATTTCAGCCCCCACCCGGATCACCGGATGACGGCCAAGATTGCATTTGATGCCCTGACGCTGGCCCGCATTCCCAAAATCATCAATGAAGGCATGACGGACACGCTGGAAGCCCACCGCAAAGCCATCACGTTTTACCAGTACCACACCCAGCATGCTTCTTTCCCGGTGGTGCATGTGGATGTGACAGCCCACATGGACAGCAAATTGAAGCTCTTTGCTTTTTACCGGGATTTCTACCAGTGGAATTATCCCAATGAGGCGTTCGAAGCAGAGTTCAAGCGTCAGGGACAGGAATCGGGTGTGCCTTATGCTGAAAAATTCACCATCCGCAGGGTGCATGCGCCAGCCCATGACTTTTTAAGGTGA